The following is a genomic window from Sporosarcina jeotgali.
CTTGTGTTCAGTGCGCCAAAGCTGCTTCCCGATCCGGATGAAGCCTTTGCATTCACTCTTCCTTCAGATACAGAAGGGGTACGTTTCATATGCAGAGAATCCTTTACAAACGGGGCTTCCACCTTTGACTACCCCCTAAGCTCACGGTTTGAAGAGATGGACTCCATTGTCGTGTTCGATAACGTACTCGTGCCATGGGATCGGGTATTTTTTTATCAAAACCCAGAAGCAGCTTCTCAATTTTTCTCTATAAGTTCGTTCCATCCATTCACGCTCCATCAAGTGATTACGCGTCAAGTAGTCAAAACTGAATTCATGCTAAGTGTTGCGAAACTACTTGTAGAAACCATCAATATAGGCGAGTACTCGCACATTCAAGGTAAGGTTTCGGAAATTATCATTAGTTTAGAAACGTTAAAAGCGTTATTGGAGAAATCCGAGCATGATGCACAACCCGATCAATGGGGCTATATGCGGCCCAGTATAATCCCGCTTCAAGTAGCGAGCAACATCTACCCGGCAGTCTATCCGCGTTTCAGCGAAATCATTCAGTTAATAGGAGCCAGCGGAATGGTCACCATCCCTACAGAAAAAGCGTTCCAATCGGACATTCAACAGGACTTAGCACAGTATTTGCAAAGCGCTACTAAATCGGCAGAGGACCGCGTGAAAATCTTCAGACTGGCATGGGATTTGACAATGAGTTCTTTCGGCACCCGGCAAACTCAATATGAGCGGTATTTCTTTGGAGATCCTATCCGCTTAGCCGGTCAATTGTACCGGTCCGTCTGTTCTGACAGTTCCTACTGCATGATTGAGTCATTGCTGGGTCCCTTAGAAAAATGTCCAGAGTAATCACCCATAGAATGCTCAATCTTCATAGAGAAAAGAGCCGAATCATTTTCAAAGATTAATTTTCTCCAAACAAAAACAGTCCACTCCGGTAAGGGAATGGACTGTGAATAGTTGATGATTAACGCTTCGAGAACTGTGGTGCACGACGTGCGCCGCGAAGACCTGGCTTCTTACGTTCTTTCATACGTGGGTCACGTGTTAGAAGTCCTGCAGCTTTTAGAGCTGGACGGAAATCAGGGTCTACAGTAAGCAATGCACGAGCTACGCCGTGACGGATTGCGCCTGCTTGGCCAGTGTATCCACCGCCATTAACGTTTACGTGAATGTCATAGCTTCCAAGTGTATCAGTTGTTACAAGTGGCTGCTTAATGATTTCGCGAAGTGTTTCGAATGGTACGTATTCTTCTGCATCACGTTTGTTGATGATGATTTTACCTTCACCAGGAACTAAACGTACACGAGCTGTTGAACTTTTACGTCGGCCAGTGCCGATATATTGTACTTGTGCCAAAAGTGTTTCCTCCTCTTAATTACCCGCGAAGCTCAAATGCTTCAGGTTTTTGTGCTGCATGAGTGTGCTCTGCTCCAGCGAAAACGTGAAGCTTTTTAGCTGTTTGACGACCAAGTGGACCTTTTGGAAGCATTCCCTTGATAGCTAGTTCAAGCATTTTCGTTGAATAGTTTGTGCGCATTTCAAGCGCTGTACGAGACTTAAGGCTACCAGTGTAACCAGAGTGACGGTAATATTTCTTGTCTTTCAACTTGTTACCTGTAAGTTGAATTTTTTCAGCATTGATGATGATCACGTGGTCACCAGTGTCAACGTTTGGTGTGAATGTCGGTTTATGTTTACCGCGAAGCAATGTAGCGACTTCTGAAGCAAGACGTCCAAGCGTTTGGCCTTCAGCGTCTACTAGGAGCCATTTTCGCTCTACTTCGTGGCCTTTAGCCATGAATGTTGTACGCATAGTTTCATATCCTCCTAAATGAATATCAGTCTGTTCCGTTTTCTCTATCCCTAAACACAAATAAACTTTCGGGGCTTTTTGTGGGGTTATTGAAATACCAAAGATTATCTTACCGGTTATCATCGAGAAAGTCAAGCAGTTTTCATAAAAACACCTGGAAAAGTTGCTTTACTCTCCGTACGTAACACTCATCAAATACAAACCGTGTGATGGCGCGGTTTTTCCAGCTCGTTTGCGATCTCGGGCTTCTAGAATTTCAGCAACTTGGCAAGGCTCATCCCAACCGATACCGACTGCATAAAGAACACCTGCAATCGTACGGACCATGTTATATAAAAAACCATCCCCTTCGATGGTCAGAATGAGGTCATCGTTTTTTTCTTCGATTTCAAGCATACGAATCGTCCGTACTTTGTTGGATGTTGCAGTTTGAGATGAACAAAAGCTGGTGAAGTCATGTGTACCCAGCAGATGCACTGCACCTTCCTGCATCCGCTTAAGATCCGGATTCCATTTTCCTAAATGAACCGAATAATTACGTTCAAATGGACTTTGGATGGGTTTCCTTGTCCAGCGGTATTGATACGTTTTCCCTTTTGCTGAATAACGGGCATGGAATTCTTCACTCACCGGATGTGCAGAAAGGATTCGTATATCCTTAGGCAGCAATACATTCAATGCCATTAGCCAGCTATCTTCTGTCAGATTAAGCGGCGTGTCAAAATGGATTACTTGTCCCCATGCATGCACCCCGGCATCGGTTCTCCCGCTTGCTACACTATGAATTGAATCATCTTTATGCATCTTACGAAGTGCCTTGTCGATCTCTGACTGCACGGTGCGCATTTTAGGTTGGGATTGATAACCGGAAAATTGAGTACCGTCATACGAAACGGTAGCTTTAATACGCATTTAATGTGTCCTCCTTTACCCTCTGAAATACAGCATGACAGCTGAGAGTACGCCTAACAAAACAAGAACCATTGTGTCGCTCGTCCGCCACTGCAGCTTCCGGAACCGTGTCCGGCCCTCTCCGCCGCGATAACCGCGAACTTCCATCGCAACCGCTAGATCTTCAGCTCGTTTAAACGCACTGACAAACAATGGAACGAGTAAAGGGATCACAGCTTTCACACGTTGTTGAATACTTCCTGAACTTATATCCGAACCCCGTGCGAGTTGAGCTTTCAAGATTTTATCCGTTTCATCCATTAATGTAGGAATGAATCTCAAAGCAATTGACATCATCATAGCAAGCTCATGCACGGGGAGCTTAAATCGTTTTAACGGATTCAGCAGCGTTTCCACGCCATCTGTAATCGATATAGGCGAAGTCGTCAATGTAAGTACAGTTGTCATCAGTACTAAAATCAAGAATCGCAGCGAAATGTAAATACCTTGCCGCAATCCTTCTTCATAAATCGTGATGAACTTCCAGTGGAAAAGGACAACCCCTTCACGCGTGAGAAATAAATGCATGAGCAGCGTAAAGACAACGAGAAATAGGATCGGTTTCAGTCCGCCTAACAAAAAAGGAATCCGGATTTTTGACAACAGAATAACGAATACTGTAAATCCAAGTAAAATCGCATAGGTCACCGTATTATTCGCAAGAAAGACTGCGAAGATGAACAAAAATATGAAAATAAGCTTGGATCTCGGATCTAGACGATGCGTAATGGAATTTCCGGGTAAGTAGCGGCCAAAAATCATCTTCTCCATCATTTCGGCTCACCCGCTTCTTTAGCAAGCGCTGCAATCATTTCAGCAAGCTTTTCTTCCGTAAGAGCAGGTTGCGGCAGCTGTTGATGGACCAATCGTTCAAAGTCCTTTTGGAATCGCACAGAACGAGGTAATTCCAAGCGGTACGCTGAAAGTTGCTCAGCATCCGTCAAGACCTCTTCAGGCGGCCCTGCAAGCACCGCACTGCCTTCATGCATCACAATGACATGCTCTGCATAGCGTGCAGCGTCTTCCATGCTGTGGGTCACTAAAATCGTTGTCAGGCCCTCTTCTTTGTGGAATCTCTCAAAAAGCTCCATAATTTCACGGCGTCCTTGAGGATCAAGGCCCGCGGTCGGTTCATCTAAAATTAAAACGGATGGTTTAAATGCAAGCACACCTGCAATCGCAACCCGTCTCATCTGACCTCCAGATAGTTCAAACGGTGATTTGTTCGCTACATCAGCCGGCAAGCCCAGCATTTCTATCAGTTCGTGTGCACGTTTTCTAGCTTCGTCTTCAGGGATGCCAAAGTTCAACGGACCGAACATAATATCTTTCTCCACCGTTTCCTCGAATAATTGATGCTCAGGAAACTGAAAAACAATCCCGACATTACGACGTACATTTCGCAGTGCTTTCCCTTTAGTTTCAGACGTAATGAGCGTGTCACCAATTCGTACCGTGCCTTCAGTTGGTTTTAATAACCCATTCAAGTGCAAAAGCAATGTGGATTTACCTGAACCGGTATGACCAATTACCGCTGTATAAGAACCCGTTTTAATCGAAACATTGATATCATGCAAGGCCTTTTTTTCAAAAGGAGTATTCGGTGCATATGCAAAATTTACTTGCTGAAATGAGATGTCCATAACTCGTTCACCAACTCTTTTTCTGACATATGGTCGCCGGCTAACGGCAATCCTGCATTCCTCAGTAACTGTGAAAGACGAAGGGCAAATGGCAAATCGAGTCCATGCTCTTGAAGTTTACTTCCTTGTTCAAAAATAGAAGTCGGCGTTCCAGAGGCAGCAAGCCTCCCCTGGTTCATGACGAAAACACGATCTGCTAGAAGCACCTCTTCCAAGTCATGTGTAATGGAAATGACAGTAAGTCCAGTAGTACGTCGCAACGAAGTAATCAATTCAATAACTTCACTGCGGCCTTGGGGGTCCAGCATCGATGTCGCCTCGTCTAATATTAAAATCTTTGGATTCATCGCTAGAGCCCCTGCAATAGCAACACGCTGTTTTTGCCCTCCCGATAAATGATGGGGTTCATGACTGTGATAGGAAGACATCCCGACATCAGAGAGTGCCTGCTTTACACGTGTCTGCATTTCATCATAAGGGACTCCATTGTTCTCTAAGGCAAATGCAACATCATCTTGCACCGTTGCACCGACAAACTGATTATCCGGATTTTGAAACACAACACCAAGCTGTGAACGGACATCCCATAGATTATCTTCCGTCAATGGATCCAAAAAGACATTTACGATTCCATTAGCAGGAAAGAGCAGCCCGATCATCAGTTTGGCAAGCGTCGATTTGCCTGAACCGTTATGTCCGACAATCGAAACCCACTCTCCGTCACGGACTGTGAAGGAGACGTCTTGGACGGCTTGTACGAAAACATCTTCTTCTGTTTCATAAGCAAATGATACGCCGTCCAACGACAAAACTTCCTTCATACACGACCGCCTCTTTTCTTGTGAACATATGTATGGATAACTAGAAACCCTAAATAGATTTCTATAAATAAAAAAAGCGCGCATCTCATCCGAAGAATGCGCAGCAAAATGTTTCGATGCCGGGTGCTCAAGCCGTCATCGCGGATGAGATGCGTAGAGCTAGACCAATCAGAAACAATGTCTGTCGATCGTAACACTCAGCTTTTCATATTGTCGTATAAATCATTATGTGGAAAGAGGGTGTGGCTGTCGCCAGTCACACCCCCAAGTTCCTTACACGAGTTCGATGACTACAACAGGTGCTCCGTCTCCACGGCGCGGTCCCATCTTCATGATTCGTGTGTATCCGCCCTGGCGTTCTGCATAGCGCGGTGCAACATCGTCAAACAATTTCTGAATGGCAAATGTCTTTGTTTCTTTACCTTCATCATCAGTGCCAAGAATTACTTCACGGCGGATGAATTCAGCTACCTGACGGCGTGCATGCAAGTCCCCACGCTTACCAAGTGTGATCATTTTTTCAACAACTGAACGAAGCTCTTTCGCACGTGCTTCCGTTGTTTGGATGCGTTCGTGGATGATTAGGTCTGTTGCCAGGTCCCGCAGCATCGCTTTACGTTGTGAACTTGTGCGTCCAAGTTTTCTGTAACCCATAGAAGATTCCCTCCTTCAATCTAATTCTGCTTTCAATCTTCAGAGCGTAATCCTAGATTCAACTCTTCCAACTTCAGCTTTACTTCTTCAAGTGACTTTCGGCCAAGATTTCGCACTTTCATCATTTCGTCCTCGGACTTGTTAGCAAGTTCCATAACGGTATTGATGCCTGCACGCTTCAAGCAGTTGTAAGAACGAACAGAAAGATCTAATTCTTCGATAGTCATCTCAAGAACTTTTTCTTTTTGGTCTTCTTCTTTTTCTACCATGATTTCTGCAGTTTGGGCTTCATCTGTCATGCCGACAAAAATATTTAAATGTTCCGTAAGGATTTTAGCACCCAATGAAACAGATTCTTTAGGACCAATACTACCATCTGTCCAAACATCCAGTGTTAACTTATCAAAGTTCGTGCTTTGACCAACCCGAGTATTTTCAACTTGGAAGTTTACACGAGATACAGGTGTGTAGATAGAATCGATTGGAATTACACCAATCGCAAGGTCATCACGTTTGTTTTGTACCGAAGGAGCATAGCCTCTTCCTCGTACTGCATACATGCGCATGCGGAGGTGACCGTTTTTCCCAAGTGTCGCAATATGAAGATCCGGATTCAATACTTCAACATCACTATCATGAGTAATGTCAGCAGCAGTTACCTTCCCTTCGCCCTTAACATCTATTTCAATAACTTTTTCGTCATCCGAATAGATTTTAAGTGCTAATTGTTTCACGTTTAGAATAATAGTCGCTACGTCTTCTACGACACCCTCGACTGTTGAGAACTCATGAAGAACGCCATCGATTTGAATCGATGTTACGGCAGCTCCAGGCAGAGAAGACAACAAGACGCGGCGTAATGAATTCCCTAAAGTATTTCCATACCCTCGTTCCAATGGTTCGATAACAAACTTACCAAACATGGAATCATCAGCAACCATAACGGTTTCAATCTTCGGTTTCTCAATCTCGATCATTCATTTACCCTCCTTCAAAACGTCTGTGTGGGTCGTTCCTTATTGAAATCGATTTTTATAGACAGCAAAATGCAATCGCACAATTCATTCTTACCAAAAATTGTGTTTCTCAATCAATTGGAATAGAAACCATTAAACACGACGACGTTTTGGAGGACGGCATCCGTTGTGCGGAACAGGCGTTACGTCACGGATTGCTGTGACCTCAAGACCAGCAGCTTGCAGTGAACGAATCGCAGCTTCACGACCAGCACCAGGACCTTTAACAGTAACTTCCAAAGTTTTAAGACCGTGTTCCATTGAAGACTTTGCAGCTGTTTCTGCAGCCATTTGAGCCGCAAAAGGAGTCGATTTACGTGATCCGCGGAAACCAAGTGCACCAGCACTAGACCATGAAAGTGCGTTTCCGTGAGTGTCAGTAATCGTTACGATTGTATTGTTGAACGTCGAGCGGATATGTGCAATACCGGATTCAATATTCTTTTTTACACGACGTTTACGAGTTTGTTGTTTACGTGCCATGTTCGAAAATACCTCCTTTACCTATTATTTCTTTTTGTTTGCTACAGTCCGCTTAGGACCTTTACGTGTACGTGCATTGTTTTTTGTGTTTTGTCCGCGTACGGGCAATCCACGACGGTGACGGATTCCACGGAAGCTTCCGATTTCCATCAAACGTTTGATGTTAAGAGAAGTTTCACGGCGAAGATCCCCTTCTACTTTCAATGCATCTAGTTGTTCACGGATTTTGTCGAGTTCCGCATCAGTTAAATCACGAACGCGTGTCTCTTCTGAAACGTCAGCTGCAGCAAGAACTTTCTGTGCTGTCGTTTTCCCAATTCCGTAGATGTAAGTCAATGAAATTACAACGCGCTTATCGCGCGGTACGTCTACACCAGCAATACGTGCCATATAGGTTGCGCACCTCCTTTATATTATCCTTGACGCTGTTTGTGCTTTGGATTTTCACAGATTACCATTACTCGGCCGCGTCTGCGAATAACTTTGCATTTTTCGCAGATCGGTTTTACAGATGGTCTTACTTTCATCTTACCCAACCTCCTTCATTAGTCCGGAGTTGCAAAATTTTATTTGAAACGGTATGTGATGCGACCACGTGTTAAGTCATAAGGCGACAATTCGATTGTCACTTTATCACCAGGCAAAATGCGGATGAAGTGCATACGGATTTTACCGGATACATGTGCAAGCACAGTATGTCCGTTTTCCAATTCCACTTTGAACATCGCATTCGGCAACGTATCTATTACAGTACCTTCAATTTCGATTACGTCATCTTTCGCCATCAGCTCAGTCTCCCTTCTATATCCTATAAAGGCCCTCACCTTCCGAGCGGCATCAGTCGCTTTACAAGCTCCTTCAACATATGTCCGGTATGCGCGAGTGATGTTCGAAAAGACGCAAATCACAATTCATGCCAGTTTGCCGGTCCCGAAATGTTGTTTGGAACTTCAAATCGGATCAAACATCACCGACAGTGCGCTTCTGATCTGTCTGTCCTAAGACAACAAACCCACTCACAACAACACATTATACTCCGAAGAGCCACAAAATGCATGCGTGAAGTACCGAGCGTTTACCTGCCGACTGTTACCAATTTCCACTTAGCATCAACTGCTTTTGCAGCTCAATCTAATCAATTGCTCCTTCCGTACAGCAGAACGCTGCCGGACGTGATGCCCTGACGTCTGCATGCTTCGGAAAGGCTTAGTGAACCTGAGTTGTTAACACAGCATCCACGTCGTGAAATACGTCATTAATGTCTTGTTGACCATCAATGTTTGTCAGCACGCCTTTTCCATCGTAAAACGACAGCAGCGGTGCAGATTGTTTCATATTTACTTCCAGACGGTTTGTGACAGTTTCCGGATTGTCATCAGCTCTTTGATAGAGTTCGCCTCCGTCTTTATCACATACGCCTTCAACCTTTGGCGGGTTGAATTCGAGGTGGTAAGACGTTCCGCAAACTTTACAGATCCGGCGACCCGTCAGCCGAGCAACAAGGAGTTCTTTGTCTACCTGGATATTGAGTGCATGTTCGATTTTCCTAGACATTCCTTCGAGTATGCCGTCAAGCGCTTCCGCTTGAGGAACAGTACGCGGGAAACCATCTAATAGAAAACCGTTATCACAGTCAGGTTTGCGAAGACGCTCACTGACAATACCGATCGTAACTTCATCAGGAACAAGTGCGCCCTGATCCATATACGATTTAGCTTTGACTCCAAGTTCCGTGCCTTCTTGAATCGCAGCACGGAACATATCGCCTGTAGAAATATGAGGGATTCCGTACTTTTCGACAATTTTGTCGGCCTGAGTTCCTTTACCGGCACCAGGCAGACCCATTAATACGATGTTCATACGCCTTGCCCTCCATCGATATTCAAGTGGAGAAAGTCTTCACTTAAATTTATTTCATAAATCCTTTGTAGTGACGCTTAACCAATTGTGATTCAAGCTGCTTCATCGTTTCAAGGGCAACCCCGACAACGATCAGCAAGCTGGTACCACCGATTTGAGCGGACTGCGGCAGATTTGCAATTTCAATAATAATAATCGGCAGAACTGCGACGGCAGCAAGGAATATCGATCCAACAAATGTGAGTCGATAAAGCGTGCTTGTCAAATAGTCCTGTGTATTCTGACCAGGACGAATCCCGGGGATATAAGCCCCTTGTTTCTTCAAGTTATCTGCAACATTCTCAGGATTAACCTGAACAAATGCATAGAAGTACGTGAAGGCAACGATCAGACCGATATACAGTGCCATGCCGGCTGGATGCGAGTAGTTGAGCACTCGTGTAACAGCTGCAACAGTACTGTTGTCACTGAAGAACGTGCCAAGTAATTGCGGCGTTGTAAAGAACGCAACCGCAAAAATGACTGGGATAACCCCTGCAGCGTTCAGTTTCAATGGGAGGTGCGTTTGTTGTCCGGCAGAAGTCTGCCCGCGACCCGTCACCCGTTTTGCATATTGAATCGGAATTTTACGCAATGCTTCCTGGAAGTAAATCACGCCAACTGTAATTGCAATTACTGCAACCAGTAACAGAGCCATCATTGCAATACGGATGAACAAAGCATCCCCTGCATCTTGGATCTGTGATACATACAATTGGTTGACTGCATTTGGAATAGCAGCAACGATTCCGGCGAAGATAATGATTGAAATACCATTACCGACACCTTTCGCTGTAATCTGCTCACCCAGCCAGAGAAGGAAAGCGGTACCTGCTGTTAACACAAGAGCAATGACAATATATGTCGAAACTCCATTATCTTCAACAAGTCTTCCTTGGAACATTTGGTTAAATCCAAATGACATTGCGATCGCTTGGATAAACGCAAGAATCATGGTGAAGTAGCGAGTGAATTGTGCAAGCTTCCGTCTTCCGACATCCCCTTGTTTCGCCCACTCTGCAAACTTCGGCACGACGTCCATCTGCAAAAGCTGCACGATGATTGACGCTGTGATGTACGGCATGATTCCCATGGCGAAGATTGAGAACTTAGAAAGTGCTCCTCCACCAAAAATGTTCAAAAATCCAATGAATTGATTGTCCGATTGCTGGAGCGCAGTCGCATCCACGTTCGGTACCGTTATAAACGTTCCGAGACGGAATACGATGAGCAATAGCAGTGTGAAAATTATTTTAGACCGTATCTCTTTTACTCGCATGAAGTTTGAGATTGTCTGAAACATTAAACCACCTCGACTTGCCCGCCCGCTTTCTCGATCGCTTCTTTAGCAGAAGCAGAGAATTTATGAGCTCTGACAGTAATCTTCTTCTCAAGAGTCCCATTACCAAGAATCTTAATACCGGATTTTTCATTGCTCACGATTCCTGTTTCAATCAACAATTCTGGTGTTACTTCTGTGCCTTCATCAAAACGATTTAACGTTTCAAGGTTTACGATGGCATATTCTTTACGATTAATGTTCGTAAATCCGCGCTTAGGCAGACGTTGGAATAGTGGAAGTTGTCCACCTTCGAATCCAAGACGTACACCGCCGCCTGAACGTGAGTTTTGACCATTGTGACCTCTACCAGACGTTTTACCTGATCCAGATCCCATACCGCGACCAACACGTTTGCGTTCTTTACGAGCACCTTCTGCAGGTTTCATTTCGTGTAATTTCATCTTTCGGCACCTCCTTATTCAAGAATAACTAATTATTGTTCGTTTACAGTAACCAAATGGCTGACTTTGTTGATCATGCCGCGAATAGCGACATTATCTTGGTGCTCAACCGTTTGGTTCATTTTGCGAAGCCCAAGAGCTTCAACTGTTTTACGTTGTGCTGGCTTAGCGCCAATCACGCTTTTAGTAAGGGTGATCTCAAGTTTATTTGCCATTGTGTTTCCCCCCTTAACCTAACAGTTCTTCTACGGATTTACCACGCAGCTGTGCTACATCTTCAGCACGCTTCAAATTCGTCAATCCCTGGATTGTAGCACGAACCATATTGATTGGTGTGTTAGAACCTAGTGATTTAGAAAGGATATCCGTGATTCCTGCAAGTTCAAGTACCGCACGGACTGGTCCGCCGGCGATAACTCCTGTACCTGGTGCAGCCGGTTTGATGAGAATGTTGCCTGCTCCGAAATGTCCGATGATCTGGTGAGGCGTTGTGCCTTTGACCATAGGTACTTCGATAAGGTTTTTCTTCGCATCTTCGATTGCTTTACGGATTGCATCTGGAACTTCTTGTGCTTTTCCAGTACCGAAACCAACGCGGCCGTTTTTATCACCAACAACGACTAGAGCAGTAAAACGGAAACGACGTCCGCCTTTTACAACTTTAGCTACGCGGTTGATGGTAACTACGCGCTCTTCGAATTCACTTTTGTTTTGTTCATTACGACGCATGGAATATGTCCCTCCTTCTTAATTAAAATTCAAGTCCATTTTCACGTGCAGCGTCAGCTAGTGCTTTGACGCGGCCGTGGTACAAATAGCCTCCGCGGTCGAATACGACAACTTTGACATTCTTTTCTGCACCTTTTTTCGCAATCATCTCGCCCACTTTAACAGCAGCGTCTGCATTAGAAGAAGAATCCGTTGAGAATTCTTTATCCATTGTAGATGCGCTAGCAAGTGTTACACCGTTTGCATCATCAATAAGTTGTGCATAGATGTGTTTGTTTGAACGATATACGTTCAAGCGAGGACGCTCAGCAGTACCGTTGATCTTTGTACGGACACGTGCATGCCGCTTTCTG
Proteins encoded in this region:
- a CDS encoding energy-coupling factor ABC transporter ATP-binding protein; protein product: MDISFQQVNFAYAPNTPFEKKALHDINVSIKTGSYTAVIGHTGSGKSTLLLHLNGLLKPTEGTVRIGDTLITSETKGKALRNVRRNVGIVFQFPEHQLFEETVEKDIMFGPLNFGIPEDEARKRAHELIEMLGLPADVANKSPFELSGGQMRRVAIAGVLAFKPSVLILDEPTAGLDPQGRREIMELFERFHKEEGLTTILVTHSMEDAARYAEHVIVMHEGSAVLAGPPEEVLTDAEQLSAYRLELPRSVRFQKDFERLVHQQLPQPALTEEKLAEMIAALAKEAGEPK
- a CDS encoding energy-coupling factor transporter transmembrane component T family protein — encoded protein: MMEKMIFGRYLPGNSITHRLDPRSKLIFIFLFIFAVFLANNTVTYAILLGFTVFVILLSKIRIPFLLGGLKPILFLVVFTLLMHLFLTREGVVLFHWKFITIYEEGLRQGIYISLRFLILVLMTTVLTLTTSPISITDGVETLLNPLKRFKLPVHELAMMMSIALRFIPTLMDETDKILKAQLARGSDISSGSIQQRVKAVIPLLVPLFVSAFKRAEDLAVAMEVRGYRGGEGRTRFRKLQWRTSDTMVLVLLGVLSAVMLYFRG
- the rpsK gene encoding 30S ribosomal protein S11, producing the protein MARKQQTRKRRVKKNIESGIAHIRSTFNNTIVTITDTHGNALSWSSAGALGFRGSRKSTPFAAQMAAETAAKSSMEHGLKTLEVTVKGPGAGREAAIRSLQAAGLEVTAIRDVTPVPHNGCRPPKRRRV
- the rpsM gene encoding 30S ribosomal protein S13 codes for the protein MARIAGVDVPRDKRVVISLTYIYGIGKTTAQKVLAAADVSEETRVRDLTDAELDKIREQLDALKVEGDLRRETSLNIKRLMEIGSFRGIRHRRGLPVRGQNTKNNARTRKGPKRTVANKKK
- the rpmJ gene encoding 50S ribosomal protein L36, with protein sequence MKVRPSVKPICEKCKVIRRRGRVMVICENPKHKQRQG
- the hpaB gene encoding 4-hydroxyphenylacetate 3-monooxygenase, oxygenase component; this encodes MGAKNGQEFISRIDQLKPEIWLDGRQLEGPLSKCQEFKGLLKTKAALYDYQTLPENSAEMTYRSPVSREKIGISFLQPTTKADLTKRRTMIDKWARQTCGLMGRSPDYLNTALMSFASSASFLEGKENCFPENIQSAYERAREQDLTFTHTFITPQVNRAKFYLESSEEPISAKIVKTTTEGLVIKGAKLLATQGGLTDEILVFSAPKLLPDPDEAFAFTLPSDTEGVRFICRESFTNGASTFDYPLSSRFEEMDSIVVFDNVLVPWDRVFFYQNPEAASQFFSISSFHPFTLHQVITRQVVKTEFMLSVAKLLVETINIGEYSHIQGKVSEIIISLETLKALLEKSEHDAQPDQWGYMRPSIIPLQVASNIYPAVYPRFSEIIQLIGASGMVTIPTEKAFQSDIQQDLAQYLQSATKSAEDRVKIFRLAWDLTMSSFGTRQTQYERYFFGDPIRLAGQLYRSVCSDSSYCMIESLLGPLEKCPE
- a CDS encoding energy-coupling factor ABC transporter ATP-binding protein; translated protein: MKEVLSLDGVSFAYETEEDVFVQAVQDVSFTVRDGEWVSIVGHNGSGKSTLAKLMIGLLFPANGIVNVFLDPLTEDNLWDVRSQLGVVFQNPDNQFVGATVQDDVAFALENNGVPYDEMQTRVKQALSDVGMSSYHSHEPHHLSGGQKQRVAIAGALAMNPKILILDEATSMLDPQGRSEVIELITSLRRTTGLTVISITHDLEEVLLADRVFVMNQGRLAASGTPTSIFEQGSKLQEHGLDLPFALRLSQLLRNAGLPLAGDHMSEKELVNELWTSHFSK
- the rplM gene encoding 50S ribosomal protein L13; this encodes MRTTFMAKGHEVERKWLLVDAEGQTLGRLASEVATLLRGKHKPTFTPNVDTGDHVIIINAEKIQLTGNKLKDKKYYRHSGYTGSLKSRTALEMRTNYSTKMLELAIKGMLPKGPLGRQTAKKLHVFAGAEHTHAAQKPEAFELRG
- a CDS encoding adenylate kinase, with the protein product MNIVLMGLPGAGKGTQADKIVEKYGIPHISTGDMFRAAIQEGTELGVKAKSYMDQGALVPDEVTIGIVSERLRKPDCDNGFLLDGFPRTVPQAEALDGILEGMSRKIEHALNIQVDKELLVARLTGRRICKVCGTSYHLEFNPPKVEGVCDKDGGELYQRADDNPETVTNRLEVNMKQSAPLLSFYDGKGVLTNIDGQQDINDVFHDVDAVLTTQVH
- the infA gene encoding translation initiation factor IF-1; translation: MAKDDVIEIEGTVIDTLPNAMFKVELENGHTVLAHVSGKIRMHFIRILPGDKVTIELSPYDLTRGRITYRFK
- the rplQ gene encoding 50S ribosomal protein L17 — protein: MGYRKLGRTSSQRKAMLRDLATDLIIHERIQTTEARAKELRSVVEKMITLGKRGDLHARRQVAEFIRREVILGTDDEGKETKTFAIQKLFDDVAPRYAERQGGYTRIMKMGPRRGDGAPVVVIELV
- the truA gene encoding tRNA pseudouridine(38-40) synthase TruA produces the protein MRIKATVSYDGTQFSGYQSQPKMRTVQSEIDKALRKMHKDDSIHSVASGRTDAGVHAWGQVIHFDTPLNLTEDSWLMALNVLLPKDIRILSAHPVSEEFHARYSAKGKTYQYRWTRKPIQSPFERNYSVHLGKWNPDLKRMQEGAVHLLGTHDFTSFCSSQTATSNKVRTIRMLEIEEKNDDLILTIEGDGFLYNMVRTIAGVLYAVGIGWDEPCQVAEILEARDRKRAGKTAPSHGLYLMSVTYGE
- the rpsI gene encoding 30S ribosomal protein S9 produces the protein MAQVQYIGTGRRKSSTARVRLVPGEGKIIINKRDAEEYVPFETLREIIKQPLVTTDTLGSYDIHVNVNGGGYTGQAGAIRHGVARALLTVDPDFRPALKAAGLLTRDPRMKERKKPGLRGARRAPQFSKR
- a CDS encoding DNA-directed RNA polymerase subunit alpha, with product MIEIEKPKIETVMVADDSMFGKFVIEPLERGYGNTLGNSLRRVLLSSLPGAAVTSIQIDGVLHEFSTVEGVVEDVATIILNVKQLALKIYSDDEKVIEIDVKGEGKVTAADITHDSDVEVLNPDLHIATLGKNGHLRMRMYAVRGRGYAPSVQNKRDDLAIGVIPIDSIYTPVSRVNFQVENTRVGQSTNFDKLTLDVWTDGSIGPKESVSLGAKILTEHLNIFVGMTDEAQTAEIMVEKEEDQKEKVLEMTIEELDLSVRSYNCLKRAGINTVMELANKSEDEMMKVRNLGRKSLEEVKLKLEELNLGLRSED